The Leptospira selangorensis genome segment CTTACTGATTTTTTAAATAAAATAGACCGTGAATCCGAGCACAAGTTGAAACAACTCGGAACAAGATTAAAAGATACGGTTCATAGGCTTAAAGATAAGATCAAAGCCAATGATAAATTGATCCGAACCAGACAGGAATTTTTGAAGGCCACTATCGACGCGATGCGAACTAACGCAAACAGCGGAGAAGTCGCAGTTTACGAGGACGAAAATCCAAGCACAGTCAGGAACAAGAAAAAACGTTCCTCGGTGTTAGTAAACGCTTCCGCGTAAGATTGGATAGGAGGGAAGAAGTATGGGATCCACATTCTCCGGATTAGAAATTGGTAAAAGAGGTCTTGCGGCTCACCAGCAAGCCTTACAAACTACCGGCCATAATATTTCAAACGCGGATAATAAACATTATTCTCGCCAAAGAGTTGTTTTACAAGCGACAGACCCTCTGTACGAACCTTCTTTGAATCGCGCTCATCTTCCTGGTCAGATCGGTCAAGGTGTCGAGATCGGTTCCATCGAACGAGTTAGAGATAATTTTATCGATGATAGAATTATCGAAACTTCAGGTGTTAAAGATTATTGGGCAGCAAAGAATGAATATCTCTACCAAGCAGAGAATATTTTCAACGAGCCAAACGGCACTACTCTTAGAACTTTGATGGATAAATTCTGGTCTTCTTGGGAAGAACTCGCGAATTATCCTGAAGATAACGCACATCGTTCCGTTGTTTTAGAAAAAGCGCAAGGCCTCGGAAGCAGAATTGAAGATGTATATCGTAAACTTTCTCAATTGAGAGATCAATCGAACCGTGAGATCGAAGCTCATGCACTTCATCTAAATACGATCGGAGAAAATATCCGCACCTTAAATGAAAGGATCGCTAAGTCGGAAGCATTGGGTGATAGACCGAACGATCTTTACGACAAAAGAGACGCTCTTTTACAAGAACTTTCAGGTTTAACCGATATCACAATCGGTAGAAGTGATGAAGACGAGCTTATGGTATTTATCGGCCAGCAGATCCTTGTCCAAGGTGGCAAACTCAATAAAGTCGATATATTAGGAAATCCTTCTAAAGATGGCTTACTAGATCTTTATTGGAAGGTTACTGGAGATCCAGTCCTTCTTCGCAAAGGAAGACTACAAGGTTTGATCGAAGTTAGAGATAAGATCTTGGGCGAGAAAATAGACCAAGTAGATGCTCTTGCGATCAACGTTATGGACGTGATCAACGAGATCCATAAAGACGGTTTTGGTCTGAATGGAAATACAAATCAAAACTTCTTTGATATTCGTTCTTTGGCGTTAAATACTTTCGGTGAATATGATTCGGACGGCGATGGTCAGAATGATATCTCTG includes the following:
- a CDS encoding flagellar protein FlgN, encoding MILNKEEWLDRVSSLFEEEIRLYSEILELEKEKTESITKADGRSLETISKKTYELIVHASELERVRMSAIHDVYISGNLGIPKEGELTLTDFLNKIDRESEHKLKQLGTRLKDTVHRLKDKIKANDKLIRTRQEFLKATIDAMRTNANSGEVAVYEDENPSTVRNKKKRSSVLVNASA
- the flgK gene encoding flagellar hook-associated protein FlgK, which codes for MGSTFSGLEIGKRGLAAHQQALQTTGHNISNADNKHYSRQRVVLQATDPLYEPSLNRAHLPGQIGQGVEIGSIERVRDNFIDDRIIETSGVKDYWAAKNEYLYQAENIFNEPNGTTLRTLMDKFWSSWEELANYPEDNAHRSVVLEKAQGLGSRIEDVYRKLSQLRDQSNREIEAHALHLNTIGENIRTLNERIAKSEALGDRPNDLYDKRDALLQELSGLTDITIGRSDEDELMVFIGQQILVQGGKLNKVDILGNPSKDGLLDLYWKVTGDPVLLRKGRLQGLIEVRDKILGEKIDQVDALAINVMDVINEIHKDGFGLNGNTNQNFFDIRSLALNTFGEYDSDGDGQNDISAIFRVTGKNTLDPDRPVGISGTMTFLKPDEKETQVLIPYSANDTLNGIIKRINASKVGVVAYMNHDNQLAFKATVAEDSPKKNFILRHIEDSGELLVGLTGMLMASGPSGAYDYKRLGEITKLQSKPEDITLTPHFHPSSHFKVNEHIANNVANIAAARGKDVGGTGDYNSPGGHKDGRNALLVASSLRNNPVMVDYSKTTDDFYNSLISKLATEARESKQEFGIQSDLMTELENMRQSVMGVSLDEEMANMVQFQHSYNASAKMINTMNEILDTIINRLGA